One Triticum dicoccoides isolate Atlit2015 ecotype Zavitan chromosome 4B, WEW_v2.0, whole genome shotgun sequence genomic window carries:
- the LOC119296102 gene encoding uncharacterized protein LOC119296102, producing MSTPRAAMLPLAIMSVASSLVVHPATRQRTAGEPGQSWGEPSISGSQSRRNKLSNSICVKAETLHKHKASEDGKQSVEAVEAHLIDPQEKVEGSASVDTKKSLFKNWPLMSSIIVYCIFSYHDMAYTEEDARADQEDTLLHLGHHTRLTLGDSRAMSSELLLPPPDAPAAKPPSIPSTATTTTLATAADGTTTISLLGQDQLLEIFLRLPSLPALVRSTLTCRSWLGAVRSSRSFCNLFHALHLAPLIAIFLDVDEGNVRLFAPFSRSDPNVNKDITLGD from the exons ATGTCGACGCCGCGGGCCGCCATGCTTCCGCTCGCCATAATGTCCGTGGCGAGTTCGCTTGTCGTGCATCCCGCGACGCGCCAGCGTACGGCGGGAGAACCAG GGCAAAGCTGGGGAGAACCATCCATCTCGGGTTCGCAGTCCCGGAGGAATAAGCTCAGCAACTCCATCTGCGTGAAAGCA GAAACATTACACAAGCATAAAGCCAGTGAAGATGGCAAACAAAGTGTTGAAGCTGTGGAGGCCCATCTGATTGATCCGCAAGAAAAGGTCGAAGGAAGTGCCAGTGTAGATACCAAGAAGAGCTTATTCAAGAATTGGCCATTGATGTCTTCCATAATTGTTTATTGCATCTTCTCCTATCATGACATGGCCTATACAGAG GAGGATGCCCGAGCTGACCAGGAGGACACCCTTCTGCACCTCGGCCACCACACAAG GTTAACACTTGGAGACTCTCGAGCTATGAGCAGCGAGCTGTTGCTGCCGCCGCCGGATGCTCCAGCGGCGAAACCTCCGTCGATTCCCTCCACGGCCACTACCACTACCCTAGCTACCGCCGCCGACGGAACCACCACCATATCCTTGCTCGGCCAAGACCAGCTCCTTGAGATCTTCCTCCGCCTGCCGAGCCTGCCGGCCCTCGTCCGCTCCACGCTCACTTGCCGCTCGTGGCTTGGCGCCGTCCGCTCCTCTCGCTCCTTTTGCAACCTCTTCCACGCCCTCCACCTAGCGCCCCTCATCGCGATCTTCCTCGATGTCGACGAAGGCAATGTCCGCTTGTTCGCCCCCTTCAGCCGCTCAGATCCCAACGTCAATAAGGACATTACATTGGGAGATTAA